DNA from Chrysemys picta bellii isolate R12L10 chromosome 13, ASM1138683v2, whole genome shotgun sequence:
gctgTGGTCCTTAGAATGGCAGGCTGGTCCGGGGGTGTtgatctattcctggctctgccacagacttcctgtgcaacCTTGGACCAGGCCCATCACCacctcctgcctcagtttccccacctggctatgaatagcttgcagcgctgatTGGAGATGGGATACAGGCACACAAAATGAGAGCCCCAAGCCGCAGGAGGGCACCATGTGGTTTTAATTGCATGGGGTGGCAAGGGCACTGACATGACCAGGGAAGAATTTAAACCGGGCATGATGCAGCCTGAGAAAAACCTTATTCCCCTGGCAATTTccactgaagagagagagagagtgtgtgtgtgtgtgtccccgtcCCCCATGACCCCATCCTACACTCATGCCCCCGCTGGGCGTTTTGCCCGTGAAGGCTGAGCAGATTACAGGGTGATGGTTGGGCTGATCGCTTTTGCTTTGGGTTCTTGGGAGCTGAGTTGTGCCCAGCTTGGCTAAGAGAACCCAGAGTTCATGTTCCAAACTAGACACTGGCCAGGTGCCAGTTTCCGGCAGATGGGTGAACCTGGTCTGAATTAGCCGtcctgtggctgcagcccagAGACAGGTGAAACACAGTGGTTTAGGCTCAGGTTTTGCTTTGAGCTGGTGTATTTGAAAACTGCTGGAACTGTAGGCTGACATTTTAATTTGCACGGGGTTTCCTGGTCCGGCTTGCAAGCTAGGGAGTGCTGTAGCAAAGTGTGCAGGAGAGAAAGAAACAGCTTAAAGCAAGGCCGGGGCGAGTTGTGCATCACTGCCTTAAGGAGCAGCCTGCTTCGTCTCTCTCTGGATTTTGGTTCTGGTATGTGAGGGTTCTAGAGTCTAAGAACAGTGCAATGTTACCTTGCATCCAGCAACACTCCAGCAAGAGTGTTTTATGGTCTCTCTGACCTCTTGGGCTGTGTGCCATGTACATACCCCATTGGAACCTGAAACTTGGGAACAGTACTTGCCCAGCCCCATGTAGACTGGCCCTGCAGCGTGCTGACTCTGGACATTAATGCAGCAGTGTTTGGAGCTTTGTGCTCCGAGATGCTGGGCCTTTCCTTGCCCTGGTACATCAGGCGGCTCAGAATAAAGTTTGACAATGAACTGGGAGGGCGGGAGGAATGTAACCTTTGCTCTCTGTTTTCTCCAGAGCATCTGTCTCACCCTTGCCTTCGCATGCCTCTTACAGGTGGTTCCTGTGGAGGAAGCAGCCATGTCAACTCTATACCCATCCCTGGAGGACATGAAGGTGGATCAAACCTTGCAGGTAAGAGGCTGGGTTGTGGGTCCAGTTGACACCAAACTCGGCTGTTGGAGCAGCTTCTGCCAAGGCTCCAGTGTGGCCCCGTCCGTGTGGAGGGGCGGTGACGGTGCGCCCTGACGGCCTTGCGCCTAGTGATGCGCTATGTCCCTTTTCAAGCAAAGGCCTCGGACGCTGAGTGAGCAGGGTCCCCGCCTTGCCTGTGGTTTGGTTTCAGTGACCAGCTCAGCTTTGTCTCCCAGCGCCCTGCCCTGAGAACATGTCTCCCAGCCCATTACCCGGTGCTGAAAGGGAAGGCGTGGATTCGCTCCAGCCACTGACAGAGCGCAAGGACAATCCCAGCTCCCCAGGAGCTGGGGTGATAAAATGTGCCAACCCTGCCCGCTCTCCCTGCCCACTGCCGGCCCACCTAGTGAAGTCTGTCTTTTCTTCCCAGGCTCAGGCGAATGCAGCcgccagggctctggctggggttgcaGAGAAGTCAGAGCCAGCGACGGGTAAGTCCCAGCTGAGACTCGGCCTCTCGCCACGAGAGGCGGTTTTGAGGGACAGTCTTCTAGCCCAGGAGTGGTTCCGATAGcggctcagggtgcaggggacAGCACTTATTCCCCAGTGAACAAAGGGTTAATTTCAGCGGCACTCCTCTCTCAGGCCAGGCGCAGTGAGGAGGGGCTGTGAACTGGCTGCTTGGGGtgatgcaggggggaggggacgtCTGGGGGAAGGCCAGATCTTTGCCCTGAGGCTATAggacagggatggccaaacttactgaccttcCGAGCCGCCTATGACAATGTTCAGCAGTTGGAGCACTGGGGTGCACCTGCCGGGGCTCAGAGCATCAGTCCCGCAGTGGGGTGCTGGGGCTAAGGGCTTCTGTCTTGCGGGGTCTTGGGGCTGCAGGACGTGGGTAATTGCTGTTCATCTCGAGGGAGGCACTCGAATCCTGTGGCAGGAGGACAGGGCCCCAGGGCTGCGAGCTCCCTGGCTGGCCCAGGCGGTGCCTGGTCAGCTTAGCTCTCTGAATGGACAATGTTCTTCTCTcgtcccccctcagccccacctgttCTGTATCCAAACCTCACGGAGCTTGGGGATTACATGGGGCTCTCGCTCTCCAGTGAAGAGGTCCAGAAGGACTTAGCACTGGTCCCAGCAAGTGGCAATGTAGGTATCGTTGTCTGTCCAGAGAATGtaactgtgtctgtctgtccccccgcTGGCACCACTCACGGCCTAGGCCCCAATAAGCCGTGTCCTCGTCCTCACCCCTGCCGGACACTGTACCGTCTCCTGGGAGGAGGGGACGGACCCCGGCAGAAGTCCCCTTCAAGAAGGAGTTGGTCTGGTGCCTGAGGAGTGGGCCTGGGAGAGCCAGTCTGAGTCTCACTTCCTGGCTGGCCTGTAGATGGCTCTCAGGGATTAAGCTGATGCCAAACTTTGGGCTGTCCCTCGTTTCTGGGGAATGTGGCGTTTCTGTGTCTCCTTCACCGCTTGGAATCCCGCCTTCCCACACAGCCCACAGCCCCGAGCCACTGGTTACTCCTGATGCCACCGGCTTTTGCTCCTGGCACCTTGCTGGGCCTTGCACTTGGCACCTGCAACATTCTGCAGCAGTTCTGGAGGAAAGATCTTTCCTGATCCCTGGCCCATGGCTGTGAGGTGCAAGGGGCTGGGGAGATGTGtaggtggggtcccctccctctTCTGCTGCCTGGCTCTGCTACCCGAGAGTCTCCCATCTCCCCCCACACCTCGCCCCCCCGCTGCCCACTCCAGTGATAGACACATGTGAGGGACCATCTTCTCCCCCACTCTCATTGCACCCCATGGACCATCTGCACTTGAGTTGGCTCAGATTGTTCACGTGCTGGTTGGATTCTCCAGCAGGCAGGGgccctgctcccttcctcccaggGTGTGCTGGTCGCCCCATTGACGGGAAACAACCTCGGGTTGCGCAGGGCAGAGATCAGGCCGGGCCTGCGGGAGCTCCACCTCTGCAAGGACGAGCGCGGGAAGACTGGGCTCCAGCTGAAAAGCATCGACCAGGTGGGTTCTGAGGCCAGTGTGTGCACCGCTCACCTTGGGTTCCCTGCGGTCCCATCAGGCCTGGCTCCTGAGTGCTGGGGCTGGGACCTCGGGGTTGGATAGAATAGTACAAGGAGAAGCTGGACCCCTTTGGGATAGTGATCGGTTTGGTCTGAGGATGCACTTTGCTGTGCTGTGACCGTGAGACGGGGTACCAAGAGTCAAACTCCCTGGAGCCAGCCTGGTGCCAGGGTCGCCCTGGCAGTGCCCTCTGTGGTCCTTTACCTCTGTCACAAACCCCCAGGTTGCAGCCCCAAATCCTTCCAGCTGAGGCCTGGCCAGCATCCCTTGCTGAGCTGCTCTGCAGTCAGCTGGAGGGGTCGCCGCTGAGCGATGCGCGCGCTGTCCCGGGCACAGGATGCCCGGTGCTGCCCATGTGACGGTCTGACTCCTTCTCCCGCAGGGGGTGTTTGTGCAGCTGGTTAAGGCCAACTCCCCAGCGTCCCTCGTCGGGCTGCGCTTCGGGGACCAGGTGCTGCAGATCAACGGGAAGGACTGCGCTGGCTGGAGCACGGACAAGGCCAACAGGGCCCTGAAAAAGGCTGCCCCGGAGAAAATCGTCGTGATCGTGCGAGAcaggtgagtggggtggggggcgctcgGCCTGCATCCAGCTTCCTCAGCGGAGCGTCAGGTCCTGACTAACCACCCGTGTCCCGGTGCCTCCCCCCCAGGCCCTTCCAGCGCACGGTGACGATGCACAAGGACAGCACGGGGCACGTGGGGTTTGTCATCAAGAAGGGGAAGATCGTTTCTCTCACCAAAGGCAGCTCTGCAGCCCGGAACGGCCTCCTCATCAACCACTACATCTGTGAGCTGAACGGGCAGAATGTCATCGGCCTGAAGGTAAAGGCCGCCGGCGAGATGGGCTGGGAGGGGTGCGCGCGGGAGACTCCCGGAGACAGGCCCCTGGCCAGGAAAGGGACCAACTTGTGACCATCCCTCGCTCGGGGCCTGGTCCCACAGCAGGAGAATCCCGCCTCTCTGGGGGAGCCGTTGGAAACACGGGTTTGGGTGCCCTACAGTTGAAGATTTGTCTCTCTCTGGAGAAACAGGAACTGAGTGTTCTGAGACGCTGCCACTGTGGGTTACTGATGCCTCCTTGTTCATTGCTGCTGTTGACGTGTTTCCTGTGGCCATCAGTGTGATGCAGTCAGAGCAGCTGGGTACTGAGGAGTTTGAGGGGAAGATTTTTAGAGCCACCCAGCCCCTTTCAGTGGGACTAGGGTCCCGAACGCCCCcttgtggctttgaaaatctcccccaggTGGTTTCgttgattaaaagaaaaaattgtgGTTGGAGGCTGAAGGAAACTGATCTCTAGTTAAATGTACCAGAAATTAAATGATAAATTGGAGTCTTTTGCTGCAGCCAACACTCAGTGGCTGTTTTGGTCCCTCTTCCCAGGCCTTCCTTTTACTGGGGGACCAGcgtgccccagcctggggcttggTGGGGCGAAACAAAGTCTTTTTTCATGTCATTTAGTGAAGTTAACTGGTGTGTTGTCAGCCTGAATAAGGGCTGCTTTATGGGAGGTTTGTGGGAGGTCCCTGCAGCTGCCTCTAGGGGGTGAGTCTTTTGGTTTTAAAGGCTGCTGGGTTAAAaacgttttaaaaaaaatcaaggctgactttttttttaatagctaggTTTGCACAGCTGTCCATGCAAATAACCCCCTGTGCATGCATAACTCACCCCTAGCAGGGAACTGACGGGCCTACACTCTGGCCATGCTAGGTCCCCTTTGTGCTGCTGCAGGAGTGCACAACGGAGTGGCAGCTGTGCGttcgctctgcctgggggggaggaACGCTTGGCAGGTGCAGTATCTGGGGCTGTAATATCGTGTTTCTCAACTCTTCCCCCCTCAAGGACAAACAAATCCTGGATATCCTGGTTACAGCTGGTAACGCCGTCACCATCACCATCATCCCCACAGTGATCTACGAGCACATGGTCAAACGGTAGGGACACTGGCTTCCCACACACGTACAATGGCAAAGTGAGGCCTCCTGGCCCGGCGCGTCCCAGCTGGAGGCATCTGTGAGCTCTTCATAGAGTTC
Protein-coding regions in this window:
- the SDCBP2 gene encoding syntenin-2 isoform X2, which codes for MSTLYPSLEDMKVDQTLQAQANAAARALAGVAEKSEPATAPPVLYPNLTELGDYMGLSLSSEEVQKDLALVPASGNAGALLPSSQGVLVAPLTGNNLGLRRAEIRPGLRELHLCKDERGKTGLQLKSIDQGVFVQLVKANSPASLVGLRFGDQVLQINGKDCAGWSTDKANRALKKAAPEKIVVIVRDRPFQRTVTMHKDSTGHVGFVIKKGKIVSLTKGSSAARNGLLINHYICELNGQNVIGLKDKQILDILVTAGNAVTITIIPTVIYEHMVKRLSPGQIKSSMDHSLPDA
- the SDCBP2 gene encoding syntenin-2 isoform X1 — protein: MSTLYPSLEDMKVDQTLQAQANAAARALAGVAEKSEPATAPPVLYPNLTELGDYMGLSLSSEEVQKDLALVPASGNQAGALLPSSQGVLVAPLTGNNLGLRRAEIRPGLRELHLCKDERGKTGLQLKSIDQGVFVQLVKANSPASLVGLRFGDQVLQINGKDCAGWSTDKANRALKKAAPEKIVVIVRDRPFQRTVTMHKDSTGHVGFVIKKGKIVSLTKGSSAARNGLLINHYICELNGQNVIGLKDKQILDILVTAGNAVTITIIPTVIYEHMVKRLSPGQIKSSMDHSLPDA